The following proteins come from a genomic window of Sardina pilchardus chromosome 1, fSarPil1.1, whole genome shotgun sequence:
- the as3mt gene encoding arsenite methyltransferase codes for MSTNLGDNRNPNTSIHSDVKEYYGERLKSTADLKSNACVPSAKPIPAYIRKALKEVHPDVTAKYYGCGLVVPECLEACRVLDLGSGSGRDVYMLSHLVGEKGHITGIDMTEGQLEVARKHVDYHMQKFGYKQPNVDFVQGYIEALQEAGLQKGSYDIIISNCVVNLSPDKTKVLREAYDVLKDGGELYFSDVYSSSRLPEHVKSHKVLWGECIGGALWWEDLNRLAEEVGFSTPLLVTASIITVDNPELEKLLDGYKFISATYRLFKVPKCTSTEKCLVMYDGNVTGSEKALEFDAKHTFKVEEVMEVGAEIGNILKCSRFASEFTFQPPGTPSSPCCAKPQAVSSNPFELVEQLGKATPSPATGGCCSAQEACCK; via the exons ATGTCAACGAATCTGGGTGATAACAG GAATCCAAACACTTCCATCCACAGTGATGTAAAG GAATACTACGGCGAAAGATTGAAGAGCACCGCGGACCTGAAGTCCAATGCCTGTGTGCCCTCTGCCAAGCCCATCCCTGCCTATATAAGAAAAGCTTTAAAGGAGGTCCACCCCGACGTCACAGCCAA GTACTATGGCTGCGGGCTGGTGGTGCCGGAGTGCCTGGAGGCGTGCCGCGTGCTGGACCTGGGCAGCGGGAGCGGCCGGGACGTCTACATGCTGAGTCACCTGGTGGGAGAGAAGGGCCACATCACCGGGATCGACATGACCGAGGGTCAG cttGAGGTGGCTCGCAAGCACGTAGATTACCACATGCAGAAGTTTGGTTATAAACAGCCCAACGTGGACTTTGTTCAAGGATACATTGAGGCTCTCCAGGAGGCGGGGCTGCAGAAAGGCTCCTATGACATCATCAT ATCAAACTGTGTGGTTAATCTCTCTCCAGACAAGACAAAGGTTTTGAGGGAGGCTTATGACGTGCTTAAG GATGGAGGGGAGCTGTACTTCAGCGATgtgtacagcagcagcagactccCTGAGCACGTGAAGTCTCATAAAGTCTTGTGGG GGGAGTGTATCGGCGGAGCCCTGTGGTGGGAGGATCTCAACCGATTGGCCGAGGAGGTGGGCTTCAGCACGCCCCTATTGGTTACCGCCAGTATCATCACCGTGGACAACCCCGAGCTTGAGAAGCTGCTGG ATGGATATAAATTTATCTCGGCCACATACCGCCTCTTCAAGGTGCCAAAATGTACATCTACAGAGAAGTGCCTGGTGATGTACGACGGGAACGTCACGGGCTCAGAGAAGGCTCTGGAGTTTGATGCAAAACATACTTTCAAG GTGGaagaggtgatggaggtgggTGCGGAGATTGGCAACATCCTGAAGTGCTCCAGGTTCGCCTCCGAGTTCACCTTCCAGCCTCCTGGAACTCCCAGCAGCCCCTGCTGCGCCAAGCCTCAG